A DNA window from Solirubrobacterales bacterium contains the following coding sequences:
- the maf gene encoding septum formation protein Maf — protein sequence MAQPRLVLASRSPQREVILSRLGLDFEVVPSGVDEFDAGDPTSVVIGNALRKARAVSDRLADPEALVVGGDTVIVHQGDVIGKPADPEEAATFMRRLSGSEHEVLGGLAVVRFGGEEKTAATATKVRFRELSAELIDSYVATGEWQDRSGAYAIQQGGSILVESITGDYLNIIGLSVNDLTQLAPELGIA from the coding sequence TTGGCTCAGCCGCGACTGGTTCTGGCTTCCCGCTCACCGCAGCGTGAAGTGATCCTGTCGCGGCTCGGGCTTGATTTTGAAGTCGTGCCGTCGGGCGTCGATGAGTTCGACGCTGGCGATCCGACTTCGGTCGTGATCGGGAATGCTCTGCGCAAGGCGCGGGCGGTTTCTGATCGGTTGGCCGATCCCGAGGCGTTGGTTGTTGGTGGCGACACGGTGATCGTCCACCAGGGCGATGTGATCGGGAAGCCTGCCGACCCGGAAGAGGCTGCGACGTTCATGCGTCGGCTGAGTGGGAGCGAGCACGAGGTGCTCGGCGGGCTGGCTGTTGTCCGGTTTGGCGGCGAGGAGAAAACGGCGGCCACCGCTACGAAGGTGCGTTTTCGCGAGTTGAGCGCGGAGCTGATTGATTCCTACGTGGCCACGGGGGAGTGGCAGGACCGGTCCGGCGCCTACGCCATCCAACAGGGCGGATCGATCCTCGTCGAGTCCATCACCGGCGACTACCTAAACATCATCGGCCTATCCGTGAACGATCTCACCCAACTCGCCCCAGAACTCGGAATCGCATAA
- a CDS encoding valine--tRNA ligase, whose amino-acid sequence MSTPRLETLERRTRYEPSEVEQRILDKWLESGIFHPEDEGDAESNYSIVIPPPNVTGALHMGHALNGSIQDTLIRRARMQGKRAKWVLGTDHAGIATQAQVEKLLVKEGTTRQELGREEFEKRVWEWREQYGATIVGQFKRLGASCDYSEEHFTMDEGYAKAVAKVFTALYEKGYIYRDNYMVNWDPGIGSAISDLEVEDKEVEGAMYDIHYPFEDGSGVLTVSTTRPETMLADTAVAVNPNDERFKDHVGKNVILPILDRPIPVIADDHVDLEFGTGALKITPGHDPNDFEIGRKHGLEELTVIGFDAKMTENAGEFAGMKVLDAREAIVDKLRVIGALGDVKPHTHVIPHSHRSGERIEPLISLQWFCDMRELAGPAIDVVKNGRVKFVPDRWGRVYLNWMEEIRPWCVSRQLWWGHRLPVWYRGEEIYVGETEPEGEGWTRDEDVLDTWFSSALWPFATMGWPAETTQQKAFYPTDVLSTARDIIFLWVARMIMMGLEFKGDIPFDDVYIHSVIQAPDGRRMSKSLGTGIDPLEQIDEHGADATRFGLLAMSSAQDVRYSIEKVKQGSDLANKLWNASRLILLKAADAPPAPTVESHEDAWILSRLEHTIVETNRLIDAYDFSHAALGIYDFFFSDFCDWYLELVKPRLWNEGDNDLVSANLLYVLEQTLALMHPMMPFVTEEIWSLMPGERRLLAGSPYPQSDHDRANPDSELRIGNLISAVTALRRYRDDLGVAPSAGLRGRLTAEGYDGVEEQLARLARIELGGDDESVGALAIPGGSIEMFTSDAFDPAEIEAKKAVRAEELRGEIARVNGKLGNEQFVAKAPAEVVDAEREKLARFEAELAAL is encoded by the coding sequence ATGTCGACCCCTCGTCTAGAGACTCTCGAGCGACGCACGCGTTACGAACCTTCAGAGGTCGAACAGCGAATTCTCGACAAATGGCTTGAATCAGGGATTTTCCATCCCGAAGACGAGGGAGACGCAGAATCCAACTACTCAATTGTGATTCCGCCGCCGAACGTAACAGGTGCCCTACACATGGGCCACGCGCTCAACGGCTCGATCCAGGACACTTTGATTCGTCGTGCCCGCATGCAGGGCAAGCGTGCCAAGTGGGTGCTCGGGACCGACCACGCCGGAATCGCGACGCAGGCTCAGGTCGAGAAGCTGCTGGTCAAGGAGGGCACCACGCGCCAGGAGCTCGGCCGCGAGGAATTCGAGAAGCGTGTCTGGGAGTGGCGCGAGCAGTACGGCGCCACGATCGTCGGTCAGTTCAAGCGCCTCGGCGCCAGCTGCGACTATTCCGAAGAGCACTTCACGATGGACGAGGGCTACGCCAAGGCCGTCGCCAAGGTCTTCACTGCCCTTTATGAGAAGGGCTACATCTACCGCGACAATTACATGGTCAACTGGGACCCGGGCATCGGCTCGGCGATCAGCGACCTCGAGGTCGAGGACAAAGAGGTCGAGGGTGCGATGTACGACATCCACTACCCGTTCGAGGACGGCAGCGGCGTACTGACCGTTTCGACCACGCGCCCGGAGACGATGCTCGCCGACACCGCCGTCGCGGTCAACCCGAACGACGAACGCTTCAAGGACCACGTGGGCAAGAACGTGATCCTCCCGATCCTCGATCGACCGATCCCAGTGATCGCCGACGACCACGTGGACCTCGAGTTCGGAACCGGCGCGCTCAAGATCACGCCAGGGCACGACCCGAACGACTTCGAGATCGGCCGCAAGCACGGCCTTGAAGAATTGACCGTGATCGGCTTCGACGCAAAGATGACCGAGAACGCCGGTGAGTTCGCCGGCATGAAAGTGCTCGACGCGCGCGAGGCGATCGTCGACAAACTGCGCGTGATCGGCGCACTTGGCGACGTGAAGCCGCACACCCATGTGATTCCGCACTCGCACCGTTCGGGTGAGCGGATCGAGCCGTTGATTTCGCTGCAGTGGTTCTGCGACATGCGCGAGCTGGCTGGCCCTGCCATTGACGTGGTCAAGAACGGACGCGTGAAGTTCGTGCCCGATCGATGGGGCCGCGTCTATCTGAACTGGATGGAAGAGATCCGCCCGTGGTGTGTTTCGCGGCAGCTCTGGTGGGGCCACAGGCTCCCGGTCTGGTACCGCGGCGAGGAGATCTATGTGGGCGAGACCGAGCCCGAGGGCGAGGGTTGGACCCGCGATGAGGATGTCCTTGACACCTGGTTCTCAAGCGCGCTCTGGCCGTTCGCCACGATGGGCTGGCCAGCGGAGACGACTCAGCAGAAGGCCTTCTATCCGACCGACGTACTGAGCACCGCCCGCGACATCATCTTCCTCTGGGTCGCCCGAATGATCATGATGGGCCTTGAGTTCAAGGGCGACATTCCCTTTGACGACGTCTACATCCACTCAGTGATCCAGGCGCCCGACGGACGGCGCATGAGCAAGTCCTTGGGAACCGGGATCGACCCGCTCGAACAGATCGACGAGCACGGCGCCGACGCCACGCGCTTCGGCCTGCTCGCGATGTCCTCCGCGCAGGACGTTCGCTACTCGATCGAAAAGGTCAAGCAGGGAAGCGACCTTGCCAACAAGCTCTGGAATGCCTCGCGGCTGATTCTCCTCAAGGCCGCCGACGCGCCGCCGGCACCGACGGTCGAATCCCACGAGGACGCCTGGATCCTTTCGCGCCTCGAGCACACGATCGTCGAGACCAATCGCCTGATCGACGCTTATGACTTCTCGCACGCAGCGCTGGGCATCTACGACTTCTTCTTCAGCGACTTCTGCGACTGGTACCTCGAGCTCGTAAAGCCGCGTCTCTGGAATGAGGGCGACAACGACCTCGTCTCGGCCAACCTGCTTTATGTGCTGGAACAGACGCTCGCGTTGATGCACCCGATGATGCCGTTTGTGACCGAAGAAATCTGGTCACTGATGCCGGGGGAGCGACGCCTGCTGGCGGGATCGCCGTACCCGCAGTCCGACCACGACCGGGCGAACCCCGATTCCGAACTGCGGATCGGAAACTTGATCTCTGCGGTGACAGCCCTGCGCCGCTACCGCGATGACCTTGGCGTGGCTCCGAGTGCTGGCCTTCGCGGCAGGCTCACCGCCGAGGGCTACGACGGGGTCGAGGAGCAGCTCGCTCGTCTCGCGCGAATCGAGCTCGGCGGCGATGATGAGTCGGTTGGCGCGCTAGCGATCCCTGGCGGCTCGATCGAGATGTTCACCAGCGATGCATTTGACCCGGCCGAGATCGAGGCCAAGAAGGCAGTCCGTGCCGAGGAACTCCGTGGCGAGATTGCCCGCGTCAACGGCAAACTCGGAAACGAGCAGTTTGTCGCCAAGGCACCGGCCGAGGTGGTCGACGCAGAGCGTGAGAAGCTCGCGCGCTTCGAAGCCGAGCTCGCGGCGCTGTAG
- the ndk gene encoding nucleoside-diphosphate kinase, translated as MERTLILVKPDAFERNLTGEVIARFERKGLRLVALKQLTAGEDLAKEHYAEHVERPFFGELVEFITGGPLVAAVLEGPRAVAAARQTIGGTDPVEAATPGSIRGDYGLEVQSNLVHGSDSPESAAREIALWFPEL; from the coding sequence ATGGAACGCACACTCATCCTCGTGAAGCCTGACGCCTTCGAGCGCAACCTGACCGGCGAAGTTATCGCCCGTTTTGAGCGCAAGGGCCTTCGGCTCGTCGCGCTGAAGCAGCTGACTGCTGGCGAAGACCTCGCCAAGGAGCACTACGCCGAACACGTCGAGCGCCCGTTCTTCGGCGAGCTCGTCGAGTTCATCACCGGCGGACCGCTGGTCGCCGCAGTCCTTGAGGGTCCGCGCGCAGTCGCGGCCGCTCGCCAGACGATCGGCGGCACCGACCCGGTCGAGGCAGCAACGCCTGGTTCGATCCGCGGTGACTACGGCCTCGAGGTTCAGAGCAACCTCGTCCACGGCTCAGACTCGCCGGAATCCGCAGCGCGCGAGATCGCGCTCTGGTTCCCCGAGCTCTAA